A genome region from Triticum aestivum cultivar Chinese Spring chromosome 2B, IWGSC CS RefSeq v2.1, whole genome shotgun sequence includes the following:
- the LOC123045452 gene encoding G-type lectin S-receptor-like serine/threonine-protein kinase At2g19130 — protein sequence MPNPIIVVAYGLLLLLPLRNPTCRAATDTISAGQVLAGKDTLVSSNGKFALGFFRPNSKSSHHASNWYLGVWFNTVPKFTPAWVANGDKPVAGTTSPELAISGDGNLVIIDQSTKSIIWSTQANTTANSTRAMLLKTGNLVLQSTSNSSHILWQSFDYPTDTHLAGAKLGRDKVTGLNRRLVSRKNSIDPAPGMYVYELHEKNGSARFSLAVLNSSRPYWSSGEWNGHYFGSIPEMSGRQLIDFTFVNNEQEVYFTYTLLDDATIMRFALNNSGQVKILLWVERAQDWVPAYTSPNDHCDVYGICGPFTICEEDKLPYCSCMEGFSIRSPDDWELEDRTGGCMRNTPLDCRINNTTSMQDRFYSLPCVGLPDNGHKIGDATNVDGCAQVCLRNCNCTAYSYGYNGCFVWDDELTNVKQQRCGDIGNNNQATLYLRLANKEVKRLGRNRRRIIIGSAIGASVALFGLLSLFILLMTRRMCAHRMKNLQGDGGIIMFRYADLQRATKNFSEKLGTGGFGSVFKGVLNDSSAIAVKRLDGARQGEKQFRAEVRSVGTIQHINLVKLIGFCTEGDRRLIVYEHMQNRSLDAHLFHSNATGLKWSVRYQIALGVARGLVYLHDSCRDCIIHCDIKPENILLDASFAPKIADFGMAKFLGRDFSRVLTTMRGTIGYLAPEWLSGTLITAKVDVYSYGMVLLEIVSGKRNSGTQCTTDDDDVYFPVQVVNKLLQGDAGSLMDSNLHDDVHLDQVERALKVACWCIQDHEFDRPIMGEVVQYLEGFLEVNIPPMPRLLEAIAGNAHSKSDWYLDQASQEGGLKDDGGSAPHQAAHP from the exons ATGCCGAACCCGATCATCGTCGTCGCCTACGGCCTCCTCCTACTCCTCCCCCTGCGCAATCCCACCTGCCGTGCCGCGACAGACACCATCTCAGCTGGGCAGGTACTCGCCGGCAAGGACACGCTCGTCTCCAGCAACGGCAAGTTCGCGCTGGGCTTCTTTAGACCGAACAGTAAGTCCTCGCACCATGCCTCCAACTGGTACCTGGGCGTATGGTTCAACACAGTCCCAAAGTTCACTCCGGCGTGGGTGGCCAACGGAGATAAGCCCGTCGCTGGCACCACTTCGCCGGAGCTCGCAATCTCCGGCGACGGAAACCTGGTCATCATAGACCAGAGCACCAAGTCCATCATCTGGTCTACCCAAGCCAACACCACAGCAAACAGCACCAGAGCCATGCTACTGAAAACCGGTAACCTCGTCCTGCAAAGCACCTCAAACTCTTCCCATATCTTGTGGCAAAGCTTTGATTACCCAACGGATACTCATCTCGCCGGCGCAAAGCTTGGTCGAGACAAGGTCACCGGACTGAACCGCCGTCTTGTTTCCAGAAAGAACTCGATAGATCCTGCTCCTGGTATGTATGTTTATGAGTTGCATGAGAAGAACGGTTCTGCCCGGTTCAGTCTTGCAGTACTGAACTCGTCCAGACCATACTGGTCCAGCGGAGAATGGAACGGGCACTACTTTGGTTCTATACCAGAGATGTCAGGTCGCCAGCTGATTGATTTTACATTCGTCAACAATGAACAAGAGGTGTACTTCACATATACCTTGCTGGATGACGCGACCATCATGCGTTTTGCGCTGAATAACTCTGGTCAGGTCAAGATACTCTTGTGGGTTGAGCGTGCACAGGACTGGGTACCAGCCTACACCAGCCCCAACGACCATTGTGATGTGTATGGCATCTGTGGGCCTTTCACGATCTGCGAAGAGGACAAGCTTCCTTACTGCAGCTGTATGGAGGGCTTCTCCATAAGATCGCCTGATGACTGGGAGCTAGAAGATCGAACAGGCGGCTGCATGAGAAATACTCCATTAGATTGCAGAATCAACAACACCACAAGTATGCAGGACAGGTTCTACTCCCTGCCATGTGTCGGTTTGCCCGACAATGGCCACAAGATAGGAGATGCTACAAATGTAGATGGATGTGCACAAGTTTGTCTGCGCAACTGCAATTGCACTGCATATTCCTATGGTTACAACGGATGTTTTGTTTGGGATGATGAATTAACCAATGTGAAACAGCAACGATGTGGTGATATTGGTAACAATAACCAAGCTACTCTTTACCTCCGCCTTGCCAACAAAGAGGTGAAAAGGTTGGGAAGGAACAGGCGACGGATAATAATTGGCAGTGCCATTGGTGCAAGTGTTGCTCTATTTGGTTTGTTGTCACTCTTCATTCTACTGATGACTAGGAGGATGTGTGCTCACAGGATGAAAAACCTTCAAGGTGATGGTGGCATTATCATGTTCAGGTATGCTGATTTGCAACGTGCAACAAAAAACTTCTCTGAGAAGCTAGGGACAGGTGGTTTTGGTTCTGTATTCAAGGGGGTTCTAAATGACTCGTCTGCAATAGCAGTTAAAAGGCTTGATGGTGCTCGTCAAGGCGAGAAACAATTCAGAGCTGAAGTGAGATCAGTTGGGACCATTCAGCATAtcaatttagttaaactaattggtTTCTGTACCGAGGGTGATAGGAGGCTGATTGTCTATGAACACATGCAAAATCGTTCTCTTGATGCCCATTTATTTCACAGTAATGCTACAGGCTTAAAATGGAGCGTCAGGTATCAAATTGCTCTCGGAGTTGCTAGAGGACTGGTCTACTTGCATGATAGTTGCAGGGATTGTATTATACATTGTGATATTAAGCCAGAGAACATACTCCTCGATGCATCATTTGCTCCAAAGATCGCAGACTTTGGGATGGCAAAGTTTCTAGGAAGGGACTTTAGTCGAGTTCTCACTACAATGAGAGGAACTATAGGATATCTTGCACCTGAATGGCTTAGTGGAACTCTTATTACAGCAAAAGTTGATGTATACAGCTATGGCATGGTTCTGTTGGAAATTGTATCAGGAAAGAGGAACTCAGGTACACAGTGTACAACCGATGACGATGATGTCTATTTCCCTGTGCAAGTCGTAAATAAACTACTGCAGGGGGATGCGGGAAGTTTGATGGACAGCAATCTGCACGATGATGTCCATTTGGACCAAGTGGAAAGAGCTTTGAAGGTTGCGTGTTGGTGTATTCAAGATCATGAGTTTGATCGACCCATAATGGGTGAAGTAGTTCAATATCTTGAAGGTTTTCTTGAAGTCAACATACCCCCAATGCCAAGACTACTTGAAGCTATTGCAGGGAATGCACACTCGAAAT CCGATTGGTACCTGGACCAAGCTTCACAAGAGGGGGGACTGAAAGATGATGGAGGCAGTGCGCCACACCAGGCAGCTCACCCATGA